One window from the genome of Marinobacter sp. LV10R510-11A encodes:
- a CDS encoding ABC transporter ATP-binding protein, with protein sequence MLVLEDVHTHYGKIEALHGVSVEVNRGEIVSLIGANGAGKTTLLMTVCGTPQASSGRIILEGQDITNKPTAQIMRSGLAIVPEGRRIFSGLTVEENLHMGGFFNTKSEIRKSQAHVYELFPRLKERELQRAGTMSGGEQQMLAIGRALMSRPTMIILDEPSLGLAPLIIKQIFEIIGHLRDEGITVFLVEQNAHKALHLADRGYVLETGKIRLHDTGKNLLANPDVQNAYLGG encoded by the coding sequence ATGCTTGTACTAGAAGATGTCCACACCCATTACGGAAAAATTGAGGCCCTGCACGGGGTTTCTGTTGAGGTTAACCGAGGTGAAATTGTCTCGCTGATCGGGGCCAACGGCGCCGGAAAAACGACTCTGCTGATGACCGTATGCGGCACTCCGCAGGCCAGTTCGGGTCGCATCATCCTGGAAGGTCAGGATATCACCAACAAACCCACCGCACAGATCATGCGTTCTGGTTTGGCGATAGTGCCCGAAGGCCGGCGCATATTTTCTGGTCTAACAGTTGAAGAAAACCTACACATGGGCGGGTTCTTCAACACCAAATCCGAGATCCGCAAAAGCCAAGCTCATGTGTATGAACTCTTTCCGCGTTTGAAAGAACGCGAACTTCAGCGCGCGGGCACTATGTCTGGCGGCGAACAGCAGATGCTGGCGATCGGGCGAGCCCTTATGAGCCGCCCCACCATGATCATCCTGGATGAACCCTCTCTGGGGCTGGCTCCGCTGATCATCAAGCAAATTTTCGAAATCATCGGTCATCTGCGGGATGAAGGCATTACGGTGTTTTTGGTGGAGCAGAACGCCCACAAAGCACTGCATCTCGCCGATCGGGGTTATGTGCTGGAGACGGGAAAAATCCGTCTGCATGACACAGGTAAGAATTTGCTGGCCAATCCGGACGTGCAGAACGCCTATTTGGGTGGCTGA
- the livG gene encoding high-affinity branched-chain amino acid ABC transporter ATP-binding protein LivG encodes MLEVQNLSMRFGGLLAVDKVSLDVQEREIVSIIGPNGAGKTTVFNCMSGFYKPTGGKILFEGKEMQGKPDHKISRLGMVRTFQHVRLFTQMSVVENLLVAQHRHLNTNMLAGLLNTPNYRVREQKALDRAAYWLERVGLLDLANRDAGNLAYGQQRRLEIARCMVTEPKLLMLDEPAAGLNPAETKELNQLIVSLKEDYNVSVVLIEHDMSLVMDISDRINVINQGKPLACGTPEEIRHNDDVIKAYLGEA; translated from the coding sequence ATGCTTGAAGTACAAAATCTGTCCATGCGCTTTGGCGGTCTGCTTGCGGTAGACAAGGTTTCACTGGACGTTCAGGAACGGGAAATCGTCTCCATCATTGGCCCCAACGGGGCCGGTAAAACCACCGTATTCAACTGCATGAGCGGTTTTTACAAGCCTACCGGCGGCAAGATCCTTTTCGAAGGCAAAGAAATGCAGGGCAAGCCGGACCACAAGATTTCCCGGCTGGGCATGGTGAGAACCTTTCAGCACGTTCGTCTGTTCACTCAGATGTCGGTTGTGGAAAACCTGCTTGTGGCTCAGCACCGCCATCTCAACACCAACATGCTTGCGGGTCTTCTGAACACTCCCAATTATAGGGTACGGGAGCAGAAAGCACTGGATCGCGCTGCTTACTGGCTGGAGCGTGTCGGCCTTCTTGACCTAGCTAACCGAGATGCAGGCAACCTGGCATACGGCCAACAGCGGCGGCTTGAAATAGCACGCTGCATGGTTACCGAACCAAAACTGCTGATGCTCGACGAACCGGCGGCCGGCCTGAACCCGGCGGAAACCAAAGAACTCAACCAGCTTATTGTGAGCCTAAAAGAGGACTACAACGTTTCCGTGGTATTAATTGAGCACGACATGAGCCTGGTAATGGATATTTCAGACCGGATCAACGTCATCAACCAGGGCAAGCCCCTGGCCTGTGGCACACCCGAAGAAATCCGCCATAACGACGACGTGATCAAAGCCTACCTGGGCGAGGCCTAA
- the livM gene encoding high-affinity branched-chain amino acid ABC transporter permease LivM: MAANNYRHALFCAIITLIISVPILGLNLEAEGVNITLTGATTSTYIAIALAAVSVFVFQAFRDSLMGMRGTLGTLPKLNPLAKKEPMEQSKRVKLEFWVMTGLVVLALFWPFFVSRGSVDLATLVLIYIMLALGLNVVVGLAGLLDLGYVAFYAVGAYTFALLSQYTGISFWMALPLGALLAGLFGLLLGFPVLRLRGDYLAIVTLGFGEIIRILLNNWTSVTGGPNGIGGIPDPTLFGMEFGRRVKEEGNTSFHETFGIAYSGEHKVIFLYLIALVLAVITALIIRRFMRMPVGRAWEALREDEIAARSLGLSRTAVKLSAFTIGAFFAGFAGTVFASKQGFISPESFVFLESAIILAIVVLGGMGSQLGVILAAIAVTILPELAREFSEYRMLIFGAAMVLMMVWRPQGMLPMRRIHIKLHKQE; this comes from the coding sequence ATGGCTGCTAACAATTATAGACACGCGCTGTTCTGTGCAATTATCACGCTGATTATTTCTGTCCCGATTCTCGGGCTCAATCTGGAAGCCGAGGGCGTCAACATCACGCTCACCGGAGCCACAACCTCAACGTACATTGCCATTGCTTTGGCCGCCGTTTCGGTATTTGTGTTCCAAGCGTTCCGTGATTCGCTTATGGGCATGCGGGGCACGCTGGGCACGCTACCGAAGCTTAATCCTCTCGCAAAAAAAGAGCCCATGGAGCAATCCAAGCGGGTAAAGCTGGAATTTTGGGTCATGACCGGGCTCGTCGTGCTCGCCCTGTTCTGGCCATTTTTCGTTTCACGGGGTTCTGTGGATCTGGCCACACTGGTGCTGATTTACATCATGCTGGCGCTGGGCCTTAACGTGGTGGTCGGCCTCGCTGGCTTGCTGGATCTCGGCTACGTGGCTTTTTATGCGGTTGGCGCTTACACCTTTGCCCTATTATCACAGTACACAGGCATTTCGTTCTGGATGGCTTTGCCATTAGGGGCTTTGCTTGCCGGGCTGTTCGGCCTGTTGCTGGGCTTTCCGGTATTGCGCTTGCGCGGGGATTATCTAGCCATCGTCACCCTTGGCTTTGGCGAAATCATTCGCATCCTGCTGAATAACTGGACAAGCGTTACCGGTGGCCCAAATGGCATAGGTGGCATTCCCGACCCCACTCTGTTTGGTATGGAGTTTGGCCGCCGGGTAAAGGAAGAAGGCAATACGTCGTTCCATGAAACCTTTGGCATTGCATACAGCGGTGAGCACAAAGTCATCTTTCTGTACCTGATCGCCCTGGTGCTTGCGGTGATAACAGCGCTGATCATTCGGCGCTTCATGCGCATGCCGGTAGGACGTGCGTGGGAAGCGTTGCGGGAAGACGAAATCGCAGCCCGCTCGCTGGGTCTCAGCCGCACGGCAGTTAAGCTCTCTGCCTTCACCATTGGTGCGTTCTTTGCTGGCTTCGCAGGCACCGTGTTTGCTTCCAAACAAGGCTTTATCAGCCCGGAATCCTTTGTCTTCCTTGAATCCGCCATCATTCTGGCGATTGTGGTTCTGGGCGGCATGGGCTCACAGCTTGGCGTGATACTGGCGGCCATTGCGGTGACCATTTTGCCGGAATTGGCACGGGAATTTTCTGAATATCGCATGCTAATTTTTGGTGCCGCCATGGTCTTGATGATGGTCTGGCGTCCACAGGGCATGTTGCCGATGCGCCGTATTCATATCAAATTGCACAAGCAGGAGTGA
- the livH gene encoding high-affinity branched-chain amino acid ABC transporter permease LivH: MQDLLYFSQQLINGLTIGSAYALIAIGYTMVYGIIGMINFAHGEIYMIGAYTALIAITGLTALGLAWLPLILIVALLCAIIVSSSMGWAVERVAYRPVRGRHRLIPLISAIGMSIFLQNYVHLAQGSRNIGFPALIEGGFNFGSDGHFEMSLSYMQITIFITTLVCMTALSLFISRSRTGRACRAVSQDLGMASLLGIDTNRIISATFIIGAALAAVAGLLLGMYYGSVDPLFGFIAGLKAFTAAVLGGIGSIPGAMLGGLILGVSESLTSGYLSGEYKDVVSFGLLILILLFKPTGLLGKPEVEKI; encoded by the coding sequence ATGCAAGACCTCCTGTATTTTTCTCAACAGCTTATTAACGGGCTGACGATTGGGAGCGCTTACGCTCTGATTGCCATCGGTTATACGATGGTTTACGGCATCATTGGCATGATCAACTTTGCCCATGGTGAGATCTACATGATCGGCGCTTATACCGCGCTTATTGCCATTACAGGCCTAACAGCCCTCGGGCTCGCCTGGCTTCCCCTGATCCTTATCGTTGCGCTTCTGTGCGCTATAATCGTTTCCAGTTCCATGGGTTGGGCCGTCGAACGTGTCGCCTATCGCCCTGTGCGTGGCCGGCATCGCCTGATCCCTCTGATTTCTGCCATCGGCATGTCCATCTTCCTGCAGAACTACGTGCACCTCGCTCAGGGCTCCCGCAACATCGGTTTTCCCGCACTGATTGAGGGCGGGTTTAACTTTGGCTCTGACGGGCATTTCGAGATGTCGCTGTCTTACATGCAGATCACTATTTTTATAACCACTCTGGTTTGCATGACGGCGCTCTCGCTGTTCATTTCCCGGTCTCGCACCGGCCGCGCTTGCCGTGCTGTCTCTCAGGATCTTGGCATGGCCAGCCTGCTGGGCATTGATACCAACCGTATTATCTCGGCCACCTTTATTATTGGTGCCGCACTGGCGGCTGTTGCTGGCTTGCTACTAGGCATGTATTACGGTTCTGTTGACCCACTGTTTGGATTTATTGCCGGCCTCAAGGCCTTTACGGCTGCCGTACTCGGCGGTATTGGCAGCATTCCCGGTGCCATGCTAGGCGGCCTGATTCTCGGCGTGTCTGAAAGCCTGACTTCGGGCTACCTCAGCGGTGAGTATAAAGACGTCGTCTCCTTCGGTTTGTTGATCCTCATTCTGCTGTTTAAACCCACCGGCCTGCTCGGCAAACCGGAGGTTGAAAAGATCTAA
- a CDS encoding branched-chain amino acid ABC transporter substrate-binding protein: protein MTISVKKLVTAVSASVALMAAGNAAAEIKIGVAGPMTGPVAQYGDMQFSGTRMAIERINADGGVMGEKLVAVEYDDVCDPKQAVTVANRMVNDGVRFVVGHLCSSSTQPASDIYEDEGILMITPASTSPKITERGYKLIFRTIGLDSMQGPVAGNYIASQNPERVAIIHDKQQYGEGIATAVRDTLKDKGIEIAMFEGVTAGSKDFSSLVTKLKQANVDYVYFGGYHPELGLILRQARQAGLDTKFMGPEGVGNKDINTIAGEAAEGLLVTLPPSFDQKAENQELVKAFEAKGEDPSGPFVLTSYTAVQLVADGIEAAQSKDPFDVAAALRSGTFETPIGAVEYDKAGDMKSFEFVVFEWHSDGSKTPVN, encoded by the coding sequence ATGACAATTTCAGTAAAAAAACTCGTTACCGCCGTTAGTGCTTCCGTTGCCCTTATGGCTGCTGGCAACGCTGCCGCCGAAATCAAGATTGGCGTCGCAGGACCCATGACCGGGCCAGTTGCCCAGTATGGCGACATGCAATTTTCCGGCACCCGCATGGCCATTGAGCGGATCAACGCCGATGGTGGCGTAATGGGCGAGAAACTGGTCGCTGTAGAATACGACGACGTTTGCGACCCCAAGCAGGCCGTTACGGTTGCAAACCGGATGGTTAACGATGGCGTGCGCTTTGTTGTTGGCCATCTCTGCTCGAGCTCGACCCAGCCCGCCTCAGACATTTATGAGGACGAAGGCATTCTGATGATAACGCCGGCCTCAACTAGCCCGAAAATTACAGAGCGCGGCTATAAGCTGATTTTCCGCACCATCGGGCTCGACAGCATGCAGGGCCCAGTTGCCGGCAACTACATCGCGAGCCAGAACCCGGAGCGTGTTGCGATCATTCACGATAAGCAGCAGTACGGTGAGGGCATTGCGACAGCAGTCCGTGACACGCTGAAAGACAAAGGCATCGAAATTGCCATGTTTGAAGGTGTTACTGCCGGCAGCAAAGACTTCTCATCCCTGGTCACCAAGCTCAAGCAAGCCAATGTGGATTACGTGTACTTTGGCGGCTATCACCCTGAGCTGGGCCTGATTCTGCGCCAGGCGCGCCAGGCAGGTCTGGATACTAAATTCATGGGCCCGGAAGGCGTTGGTAACAAAGACATCAACACCATTGCCGGTGAAGCCGCCGAAGGGCTTCTGGTAACCCTGCCCCCAAGCTTCGACCAAAAAGCAGAAAACCAGGAACTGGTAAAGGCATTCGAAGCCAAGGGTGAAGATCCTTCAGGCCCGTTCGTGCTGACCTCCTACACCGCCGTTCAGCTGGTTGCTGACGGTATTGAAGCGGCTCAATCCAAAGACCCGTTTGACGTTGCTGCAGCGTTGCGCAGCGGTACCTTTGAGACGCCTATTGGCGCGGTTGAGTATGACAAAGCAGGCGACATGAAGTCATTTGAATTTGTTGTGTTCGAATGGCATTCAGATGGCAGCAAAACTCCGGTAAACTAA
- a CDS encoding MarR family winged helix-turn-helix transcriptional regulator, with product MKNYEHVLVALRRVIRATDLHSKRLSKNAGLTGPQLLIMRTIRTLGEVTIGTIADKVSLSQATVTTILDRLELRQLVYRVRSTQDKRKVHAHLTDSGADLLSRAPNPLQEDFIKKFQNLHEWEQNMILASLQRVANMMDADDIDASPVLDVGPVLKDDGWKEKA from the coding sequence GTGAAAAATTATGAACATGTTCTGGTAGCACTTAGGCGTGTTATCCGGGCAACGGATCTTCATTCCAAGCGTCTTAGCAAGAATGCAGGGCTCACCGGCCCGCAACTCTTAATTATGCGGACAATCCGGACTCTGGGTGAGGTAACGATCGGCACCATCGCTGACAAGGTCAGCCTCAGCCAAGCCACGGTTACGACTATCCTTGATCGCCTAGAGCTTCGGCAGCTGGTTTACCGCGTTCGCAGCACTCAAGATAAGCGCAAGGTTCACGCGCACCTTACAGACAGTGGTGCAGACTTACTTTCTCGTGCACCGAATCCTCTGCAGGAAGATTTCATTAAGAAGTTCCAGAACCTGCATGAGTGGGAGCAGAACATGATTTTGGCATCTCTTCAGCGGGTTGCGAACATGATGGATGCCGACGACATCGATGCCTCACCGGTACTGGATGTTGGTCCTGTGCTGAAGGACGATGGCTGGAAGGAAAAGGCCTGA
- the lon gene encoding endopeptidase La: MNHDNDNDSLAEFDEDLTEYVGKNKNSKELALPQQSMPKQMYVLPVSNRPFFSAQVQPVMVNQNHWQETLKRVGETDHKMLGICFVDDIQSEQGVPQSDELATVGCAVRVHHARNKDGNLQFIAQGLQRFRIVRWLRRKPPYLVEVEYPQEPKEDADETKAYTLAIISAIKELLRTNPLYGEEVKQYLSRFGPEDSSPLTDFGASMTSAAGHELQDILDTVPLLRRMGKVLLLMRKELEVARLQSEISEEVNEKVQKHQRDFFLKEQLKVIQRELGMSKDDKTADAERFEARMAELDLPEAVQERFDEELQKLRILEQGSPEYGVTRNYLDWLSQVPWGQHSEDQFDLTEGRRILDRDHDGLDDVKDRIIEFLAEGTFKGEVSGSILLLVGPPGVGKTSIGHSVADALGRKFYRLSVGGMRDEAEIKGHRRTYIGAMPGKFVQALKETKVANPVIMLDEIDKIGASYQGDPASALLETLDPEQNKEFLDHYLDVRMDLSKVLFICTANQLDTIPRPLLDRMDVIRLSGYISEEKLTIAKHHLMPRLLKRAGLLKKQFNITNAAIRQVIEGYAREAGVRNLEKLLHKIMRKGIVKLLESPNKPVKVGVSDLQEYLGQPAFRKEKSLKGVGVVTGLAWTAMGGVTLGIEAARVHSSQRGFKLTGQLGDVMKESAEIAYSYVCSNLKRFKGNPGFFDKSFVHLHVPEGATPKDGPSAGVTMATALLSIARREAPQKNTAMTGELTLTGQVLPVGGIREKVIAARRQKISNLILPEANRGDYEELPDYLREGLTVNFAKHYNDVFQACFGNKPRTDSSVH; encoded by the coding sequence ATGAATCACGACAACGATAACGACTCGCTGGCAGAATTCGACGAAGATCTCACCGAGTACGTCGGCAAGAACAAAAACAGCAAAGAACTTGCTCTGCCTCAGCAATCTATGCCCAAACAGATGTATGTGCTGCCAGTATCAAACCGGCCGTTTTTCTCCGCGCAGGTACAGCCAGTGATGGTTAATCAGAACCACTGGCAAGAAACGCTCAAGCGCGTCGGCGAAACCGACCACAAAATGCTTGGCATTTGTTTTGTTGATGATATCCAGTCAGAACAGGGCGTGCCGCAGAGCGATGAACTGGCGACGGTTGGTTGCGCAGTGCGCGTTCATCACGCCCGGAATAAGGACGGCAACCTCCAGTTTATTGCCCAGGGCTTGCAACGCTTTCGGATTGTGCGATGGCTACGCCGCAAACCGCCCTACTTGGTAGAAGTAGAATACCCGCAGGAACCAAAAGAAGATGCGGATGAAACCAAGGCCTACACGCTGGCCATCATCAGCGCCATAAAAGAGCTGCTGCGCACCAACCCGCTGTATGGCGAGGAAGTAAAGCAATACCTGTCGCGTTTCGGCCCGGAGGACAGCTCCCCGCTGACGGATTTTGGCGCATCGATGACCAGCGCCGCCGGTCACGAACTGCAGGATATTCTGGATACAGTGCCTTTGCTGAGGCGCATGGGAAAAGTGCTGCTGTTGATGCGCAAAGAGCTGGAGGTGGCACGCCTGCAATCTGAGATCAGTGAAGAAGTGAACGAAAAGGTGCAAAAGCACCAACGTGACTTCTTTCTAAAAGAACAACTGAAGGTCATCCAGCGCGAGCTGGGCATGTCTAAAGACGATAAAACGGCGGATGCCGAGCGCTTTGAAGCCAGAATGGCGGAGCTGGACTTACCCGAGGCCGTGCAGGAACGTTTTGACGAGGAATTGCAGAAACTACGGATTCTGGAACAGGGCTCGCCGGAATATGGCGTTACCCGCAATTATCTGGACTGGCTGAGTCAGGTTCCTTGGGGCCAGCACTCTGAGGATCAATTTGATCTGACAGAAGGCCGTCGCATTCTGGATCGGGATCACGACGGTCTGGATGACGTTAAAGATCGGATCATTGAATTTCTTGCAGAAGGCACATTCAAAGGCGAAGTCAGCGGCTCGATTTTGCTGCTTGTTGGCCCGCCGGGCGTAGGCAAAACGTCCATCGGTCACTCAGTGGCGGATGCTCTCGGGCGTAAGTTTTATCGGCTCAGTGTTGGCGGCATGCGCGATGAGGCGGAAATCAAAGGCCACAGACGCACCTATATCGGCGCCATGCCTGGCAAGTTTGTGCAGGCACTGAAAGAGACCAAAGTAGCCAACCCAGTGATCATGTTGGATGAGATCGACAAGATCGGCGCTTCCTATCAGGGTGACCCAGCCTCTGCCCTTTTGGAGACTCTGGACCCGGAGCAGAACAAGGAATTTCTGGATCACTACTTGGATGTCCGCATGGATCTGTCCAAAGTGTTGTTTATCTGCACGGCCAATCAGCTCGACACCATTCCCCGGCCGCTTCTGGATCGGATGGATGTTATCCGCTTGTCTGGTTATATAAGCGAAGAAAAGCTGACCATCGCCAAACATCATCTTATGCCGCGCCTGCTGAAGCGGGCCGGGCTACTTAAAAAGCAGTTCAACATAACGAACGCCGCTATCCGCCAGGTAATCGAGGGTTATGCCCGCGAAGCCGGCGTGCGAAATCTGGAAAAGCTGCTGCACAAAATCATGCGCAAGGGCATCGTAAAATTGCTGGAATCGCCGAACAAACCGGTGAAAGTAGGGGTATCCGATTTGCAGGAATATCTGGGCCAGCCAGCGTTCCGAAAGGAGAAATCACTTAAGGGTGTTGGGGTAGTAACCGGGCTGGCCTGGACGGCCATGGGCGGCGTAACCCTAGGTATAGAAGCCGCGCGGGTGCACAGCAGCCAGCGCGGCTTCAAGCTGACCGGCCAGCTTGGTGATGTCATGAAAGAATCGGCAGAAATCGCCTACAGTTACGTTTGCTCAAACTTAAAGCGGTTTAAGGGCAACCCTGGTTTTTTCGATAAGTCATTCGTGCATCTTCATGTGCCCGAAGGCGCAACGCCGAAAGATGGCCCCAGCGCCGGTGTCACCATGGCAACCGCCCTGCTCTCTATCGCCCGCAGGGAAGCCCCTCAGAAGAATACGGCGATGACCGGGGAGCTAACGCTTACTGGCCAAGTGCTGCCTGTTGGCGGCATTCGTGAAAAAGTCATTGCGGCCCGCAGGCAGAAAATCAGCAATTTAATTCTGCCAGAGGCCAATCGCGGGGATTATGAGGAACTACCGGATTATCTTCGGGAAGGCCTAACGGTGAATTTCGCCAAGCATTACAACGATGTGTTCCAGGCGTGCTTCGGCAACAAACCCAGAACAGACTCATCTGTGCACTAA